GGCTTTTCCTACAGTCTCTCCGTTACTGGTTTGCTTCTAAGGTTGATCAGACACATGAATgaaacagtttaaaaaacaaacaaacattacaaAACTCTCAGTTCTCAGCAACTGCATACAGTTTCAgaacatatttttttctgtttggatgTTTGATTCCTTAAATGTGAACTCTTGCAAAATTAGTCTTTCTGAGAACAAGATGATTTGTATAATTTCAAGAGCTTTTATAGCTAGATACACTTTTCTCCCAGTAAGATTTTACAGTGTTTTTCCAAGCAAGATAGTAAATATGACAACAAACTCCATGCATCTTTACAACTTTTAATTAGTTGCTCTTCTGTGCCTTTTGGCTCATGAATGTGTAACACACAGGTATTACACACTTACATGTAATGATACAGTTTATATGTTTAAATTGGGACCAGTTTTAagcttttatttgtatgttttaatgttgatgtaTTTATATGtgtctttatgatttattgtatccattgttggaagccgccctgagcccggcagtgcctgggagggcgggttataagtttaaataataatattaatattattaataattatgATGTTGTAACCCTACTACTCTAACTCTCCCCTGTCCTCTTCCCTAGCATAGCCCATCAACaagataagaacgtaagaactgCATAAATAAAGGCTGATAAGGGTAGAAGGGGTGCCCTCAAACTGCACAATTTTGATAAGATGTTATATCTCGGATTAATCTAGCATTAACAATGATATTGTGCCTCACAGTTAATAACCTATTCCCAGACTATATACCATCTCCATGGGCACTTTCCAAACATCATGGATTCAAAGGGCAACCTTGGTTGCCCAGCAAATTATTTTACAGCACTGGAAATCTCCCTCTGTGGATTACTGGGTCAATGCTATGTTAGGTCAATTTTAATACACCAAAATACCGAGGTATGGCAACATTTATAGCCTGTGATGACTTAAAAGTCATTGCTATGGCGACGTAAAACCCTCTTGGATGTGTTTTCAGCTTTAGCACTGGAACCAAAAAGCTCTCCCCTCAATAGCTTGGCTTCTTGTTTTGTTGCGAGCAATCCAGATGGGCCTTCATGATTCTCTCGGGGAAACTTAGGATGTTTTGGTAGGACTAGGTAAGCATATTGGTGCTGTTAGCAGCTTGGAGGATTCATACTGTCAGGGAAAAAAATGATTGCATCATCACAGTtaccacttgacactgagactgTCAAGGCAAAACTACAGATAACTTTGAGAAAAAAGACTTACGCGGCATGAAACCCTCTTCTTCCCCCTCAAGACTTAAGGTAGTCTGGGGAGGGATTTCTGATCTGGGGAACAGTGCGGGGGCAGAGTCAACCCCCCGATGCCACTATCTTGATCTagataatacacacacacacacacaaattaaacaTTTGCAGTTAAAGGCACAGAACTCCATCATGAGGTGTGGTTTGATCTTTAGacttctttccttttattttatttagttatttctatccattaaaacatttatatcacaCCTTCCCCTCATGgtcccccattttttctcctggcAATCAGCCTCTCTCTCCCTAGCATCTAATAGATAACTCATTAGTATTGGGCAATATATGTATGAGTCAGGAAGTTATGTCTGCATTGTGGGCATTATGTAGCAATGGGAGCAAAGCTAGCCTTGTTATAAACTAGTAACATATTTGTGAATACACGCAGCTGCCTTAAACCATTGGTCTACCAATGATTGTCTCTTCTTTCCAGCAGGGGCTATCCATGGTCTCATGCAGAGTCTTTTGCATGACTTTCCACATTCAAAGTGCATAATCTACCACTGAACTACTTGGCAGACATTATGTTATCCAGAAAGCTGAATGTGTTGTGAGAAAGGTGGTGTGCATACTTGACTATTGTCTCTGTTCAAGGATTTGCAGGGTTTTGACATTTCATAAACATACAAAACCTATTTGGCCAGTTTTGACAGTGGGACAAAAGAACCGTATACTGCAAATATGATCTGTCACTACCTTTGGCTCTCTCACAACCATTGTATGTCTGTAACATCAGAAACCACAGTCTGGTTACCACAGGTTGAAAGGAGACAGGATTAACATTACTTTCTGCATAGACAATACATTGGCTGCAGTTCTGACGGGTGAGGGGGAAGCTCCTTAGGCAGGGAATTCTTGGAAGGAAAACCTTTGAAGAAATATCTGTTTGGGGTAAGTATGACCCATAtctatggatttaagtatctatagatagggggcacagttgggaattagatacatagatgaagggtgtgtgtgtgtgtgtgtgtgtgtgtgtgtgtgtgtaaagtgccatcaagtcgcagccgacttatggcaaccctttttggggttttcatagcacgagactaacagaggttagtgcctttctctgcacagcaactctggtattccttggtggtctcccatccaaatactaaccagggctggccctgcttagcttctgagatctgacaagatcaggctagcttgggccatccaggtcaggtcgaAGGGTGGGTACCCCATTCTATAATAGTTCCCTCTCTGAAACAGCACATTGGTATGATTGCCCGGTTTTGGACCACAGTTTCAGCATTTGGATTAAGGGGAGGTCTATCCACCTGGTACCTAGTATCATCTGCAGACAGGGCACCAAAGCTCTAGAACTCTCTCCTCAGGGAGTTTCATCTGTCCCCTTTTGTTGCCATCTTGCACTAGCAGATGAagccttttttttgtttcatttggcattcttgCAATGACCCCTtctttcctaaccaatgttttaattgctgttttatggtttttatgtattttatctctgtttttaattgttttaataatttgtatttgtggggttgattttaatggttttgaaaggtgattttatcatgtatgttttaaattgtgagctgccctggtggcccttgtaagggcagaaaggtgggatacaaatattgaaaataaataaacaaacaaagttCTTCCCCTGCCCCTTCCCTTAGCTACTGTGTACACATCTGTGATTTACCTCTTTTATATAAGGGCACCAGggattgtaattgtttacagtcCTAGGAAATCCCTGTTCTTATGATGTAAAGGATAAGCATAAAATCCCACCTTAAAAACGAATTGAATGTGTCTGCGGCCAACTCTTTAGCACAGAGATGTTTTGCTAAACAATGACACATAGCATTTGGAGCTGGATGCTCCACATCTGGAATCCAAATGTCAGACAATATAAAAAAGCCAGCACAACAACCCAATGGGGTGTTTTACGGCCAGAAACGCAAGCAAAATGGGCCTTGGGCTTCTCTGTGTGTTCCTGCCACTGCTCACGGTGGCCTGGGGCCAGTACGAGGACTATGAGGGATATTATTTCTCTCACAACGAATACAGGGACGGTGATGAATGGGTCAACATGTATCGGCAGGGTTTCAACTTCCAGTGTCCTCCTGGGGAAGTGATAGTGGCCGTGAGGAGCATCTTCAGCAAAAAAGAAGGCTCTGACCGACGGTGGAACTATGCCTGCATGCCTACTCCACAAAACCTCGGAGAGCAAACAGAGTGCTGGTGGGAAGATATCAACAGAGCTGGACTGGAATGGTAGGACACCCAGTTTAAACTACTGTTTAGAAGgtgacatggggaggggggaatcccatcttgcACCACGGTTAATATTAGTAATGCTTGTAGCAATAACAGTAAGATACGCTAATGATATCATAACCTTTTAAAGCTGGTATGAACAACTTAGTGAGGAAGAGTGACACAATATCTCTGCTAATTTGCACTGATGAAGCAAGTACAGCATTGGTTAGTTCCTTTTCAGGTCTTCATGCATTTTATGGACATTGGCAAATTCGCCTCCAGTTCTTTCTCACATGCCTTATTTGTTTTTCTCAAGCAGCTCAACGACAATTAGCTTGATTGActgaattttatttgcagtcaaagaccaataaatataCACTATATGTAGCAATCATACAGCATTTCAGATAACAAACGATgtaaaaacttatcaaaattaaaaacagattaccacacaataatttaacaattatctctttcctatgaacagaacagccatcaggtttgtCCACTTTTGAAATCCAGTAGTTAAAGCTCAAactttttgctttttaatttactgcGTACTTTAATCTccgcaacacaaaatttggcaacctgtcttATGGTCAAAGGGTTTTCGTCCGCCAGTAATTTTTCAAGTTTATATTTGTTCGAGTAGCCAGATAGGTATTCCAATAGTGGAGATAATATGGCGAGGCTAAGCTGATTATACATagggcatttaaagaaaatatgctccCTAGTCTTGACTTCTCCAAGTTCAGATGAACAGATCCTTCTCGCAAACGGAATCTTATTATATCTACCTTCCAATACACAATATCTCTGCTAATTTGCGCTGACGAAGAAAGTACAGCATTGGTTGGTTCCTTCTCAGGTCTTCATGCATTCTATGGACACTGGCAAATTCACCTCCAGTTCTTTCTCACATGCCTTATTTGTTTTTCTCAAGCAGCTCAATGACAATTAGCTTGAAACAGACACTAGTTTCTTGAGAGAACTGACAGTGATAAAACAGAGCCACCGTTGCCTGTGATGTACATACACTGAATTATTGAGTCATATAAATGTCTCTGGAACAGGCAGGTATGGACATAAAACTTCcccaaaattttacaaaatctGTTTGATCAGAGAATATAACTcttcccccaccaaaaaaagagATTTTATTCACAAAGGACAATGCTAATTCTGTCATATCCATTTCACCTCTCTGAAGCAACGATCCTCTCTCTCCAACCAAAACTTCAACAGTTGGAAAGATTTGCTTAGTGCAGGATGGGTTGCACAATGAGGGATGCTTGTTTCTAATTAGATTGGAATTTTAATCATTCTAATCCAAAGACTCCAAGGCCAGGAGCAGTGATTCTTTTACATGTTCTCAGTTTGCAGCTTCTCTTCTTATGATTGTATGCAGAACACTCATTGTACTCTTTATATTGTTAGGcaacatataaataaatgaatctaCTGTCCACTTACTCTTAAGGTGCACTTCTCGGGGTTTaatgcatggccaatttgtcttgcctttgtgccttaaaagtagcaaattccggtggtctaaacgcatgaccatcCGAGGGCAgagcatcggacccaccttaggcgcgatttaagcaaaaaaaaaaaaaaacgggttaagcaagccctggtttctagcgatctttttggttctaatccgctacttttttttaatttcgctacattaccggaacgccggcgtgtgtgtaa
This sequence is a window from Euleptes europaea isolate rEulEur1 chromosome 12, rEulEur1.hap1, whole genome shotgun sequence. Protein-coding genes within it:
- the DPT gene encoding dermatopontin codes for the protein MGCFTARNASKMGLGLLCVFLPLLTVAWGQYEDYEGYYFSHNEYRDGDEWVNMYRQGFNFQCPPGEVIVAVRSIFSKKEGSDRRWNYACMPTPQNLGEQTECWWEDINRAGLEWYQTCSNNGLVAGFQSQYFPSVLDREWQFYCCRYSRRCPYSCWLTTEHPGHYGEDIDMMMYTYDYYIRGATTTFSGVDRDRQWKFIVCRMTDYDCQFQNV